The sequence GCGCCTACGACGTGGTCACCAGCATCGCCCTGCCGCCGAACCTGAGCTTCGTCGGCGGCAGCCTGGCCGCGGCCAACCTGAAGATCTATCGCGGCGACGGCACCCTGCTGGTGCTCGGCACCGACTACAGCGTCAGCGGCAACACCATCACCTTCCTCGATGCCGGCGCCGTGGCCAGCCTGCTGCCGGGGCGCGCCGGCACCACCGCCGACAGCACCGGGCAGAACATCGTCGTCATCACCTACGACGTCACGGTCAACGCCACGATCGATGCCAGCAGCACCCTGCAGACCACCGCCACGCTGAGCAACTACGCGAGCGTCGAGGGCGGCACCGACTTCACCCCGACCGACCTCACCGAAACCGCCAACGAGCAGGTGGCCGCCCCGGTGATCACCAAGGTGTTCGCCGGCGGCACCCTGGACGATGGCGACTCCAGCGCGCCGCACACCACCGGCAGCAACCTGGTGGTCGGCGAAAGCATGCTCTACGACATAGTCGTCAAGCTGCCCGAAGGCACCACCCGCAACCTCACCCTCGACGACCTGATTCCGCCGGGCCTGCGCCTGGACACCCGTTTCAACGGCGGCCTCGGCTACCAGCTGATCCTCACCTCGGCGGCCAGCGGCGGCAGCCTCGGCAGCGATTTTGCCGGCAACATCGTCATCAGCGGCATCGGCGGCGTGGGCGGCACCCTCGGCGCCGATGGCGTAGACGCGCATTTCACCTTCAGCGCCTTCACCACCAGCGCCGACAACAACACCGGCAACAACAGCTTCGTCATCCGCGTGCGCCTTGTGGTCAGCAACGTCATCGGCAACCAGGAGAACAAGTCGCTGCAGAACAGCGCCAACCTGAGCTACCAGGACCCCGACGGCGACACGCCCAATGGCGCCACACCGGTGAATCGCCAGGTCAACCTCAGCGGCGGCGCGCCGACCGTCACCGTCCGCGAGCCAACCCTGCAGGTGACCCAGACCATCACCTCCACCGGCAGCTTCGGCGGTTACGACGAAGGCGACACCATCACCTGGGACATCACCATCAGCAACACCTCCGGCACCGCTGGTTTCGACCTCAGCCTGCTGGACAACCTGCCGACGGAAATCGATGGCCTGACCATCACCGGTGTCACCTACAGCGGTGGCGCGACCAACAACGGCGGCGTCGACTTCGTTATCCAGGGTGGCCAACTGGTGACCGCGAACGGGGCGAACGTCGATATCGCAAACGGGGGCAAGATCGTCATCCACCTCTCCGGCGTGGTGAACGCCGCGGCCGCCGGCGAGGCCGCCATCAGCAACACCGCGCAGGTGCAGTGGACCAGCCTCGACGGCACCAGCAGCACGCCCGATACCGTCAACGATGAGCGCACCGGTGTCGACGGCCCGCTCAACAGCGGCGTGCTCAACGACTACCGCGCCATCAACGGCTTGCTCATTCCGGTCACCAACGGCATCCGCATCTCACGCATCGGCGGTGTCGACGCCACCGCGCCAGCCACCGACGTCAATGGCAACCCGAGTACCTCGGGCACCGTGGAAAACGTGGTGGTCGGCGAGATCGTCCGCTACCGCGTGGCGGTGCTGGTGCCCACCGGCAGCAACCCCGACTACCAGATCCGCATCGAGCTCGGCCCTGGCCTGGAGTTCATTCCCGGTTCGCTCAACAACATCCTCATCGCCCTGCTTTCCAGCGCCAACGGCGGCTTGACCACCGATGCCACGAACCTGATCAGCAGCGGCGCGCTGAACATGCTCGGCAACCAGAACAGCGATGTGGCGGGCTCGATCCATACCGACCTCTCAGGCACCAAGCCGACCGGTGTGTGGGACATCAATAACGGCCGCCTCAGCATCGTCACCAACGCCGATGGCAGCCAGACCATCACCTTCAACCTCGGCAACCTGACCAACAACGAAACCACCGACAACGACATCGAAGGCGTTGTGCTGGAGTTCAACGCCCGCGTCACCAACGTGGCCGGGAACCAGGGCGCGCCCAACGGCGGCACCCTGATCGGGGTCAGCGCCATCGAGCACGTCGGCATCAACGGCGGCGTCGATCGCGGCGCCAGCGGCACGATATTCGAGCGGGTGGTGGAACCCGGCTTTGCCGGGGTCGACAAGCAGGTCATCGACATCTCGCCCGGCAGCGGCACCACGACCACCACCGTCTCGGTGAGCTTCACCCAGAACGGCGGCGTGCCCGCCTACAACGTGCACCTGCAGGACCAGTTCCCCAGCGGCAGCAACTACCAGGTGCAGAGCATCCTGCTCAACGGCACGGCGCTGAACCTGGCCAGCCTGCCCGCTGGCATTCGCTTCACCGCCAACGGCGCCATCTCGGTCGACTTCGACAGCCTGGCGGTCGGCGACAAGGTGCAGGTGATCTACACCGTCACGGTGCCCAATGCGGTGATCGCCGATAACCCGGCAAGTTCCGCGGTGCTTACCTGGACCAGCCTGCCGACCAGCTTCGAGAACGCCGGCTGGGGCGGTTCTATTCCCGGCACCGCCGGCAGCGTCGACGGTGAGCGCACCGGCCAGGACGGCGCCGCCGGCCTGAACAACTACGTGCTCAGCGACGGCGCGGGCCTGGGCATCGTGCAAGGCACGTTGTGGAACGACACCGCCTCGGCGACCAACAGCGTCACCCCTGATGGCCCCGGCCTCGCCGGGCAGACCGTGCAGCTGACCTGGGCCGGTGCCGACGGCATCTTCGGCAACGGCGACGACCGCGTCTTCAGCACCGTCACCGACGCCAGCGGCCACTACCAGTTCGCCCTGCTGCCGGCCGGCAACTTCCTGATCGTGGTGCCGCAATCGTTCCAGTTGGCCGCCAACGACCGCTACAAGGTGCGCATCGACACCGATACCGGCACCAGCGTCACGGGCCTGGGCAGCGTCAACGTGCTCCTGGGCGAAGGCGCCATCGGCACCGCCGACGCCGGCTATGTCCATCAGAACGAAGCGCCGGTGAACACGATTGCCGGCCAGCACGGCCAGGAAGATACCGTGCTGCACCTGGGCGGCCTTGCGATCGCCGATTCGGACGCCGGCAACGGCACCCTGACCATCACCCTCACAGTGGTCCACGGCGTGCTCTGGCAGACGGCCACTCCGCCGGCCTCCGACGCCACGCCGCCCGGCGGCGCCGGGCGCACCTTGACCCTCACCGGCACCCTGGCGCAGCTGAACCTGTTGCTCGGGCAGGTCTATTACAAGGGCGACCAGGACTACAACAGCTTCCGCGACTCCGAGACCCTGACCATGGTCACCAACGACCAGGGCAACTTCGGCGATGCCAACAACAACGGCATCCCCGGCGAGAACCCCGGCGACGCGCTCAGCGACACCGACTCGGTGCAGATCATCGTCGACCCGGTAAACGACGCCCCGATCGCCAACCCGGACACGGCCAGCGCCACCGAGGCTGGCGGACGGCTCAACACGACGCCCGGCACCGACCCTAGCGGCAACGTGCTGACCAACGACACGGACGTCGACATCGCCACCAACAACGACATCCTCCGGGTCATCAGCGCGGGCCTGCAGGGCGGCACCCAGTTCAGCGTACCGAACAACAACGCCATCCTCGTCGTCGGAGCCCACGGCACCCTGGTCATCTCCAGCGCCGGCGGCGCGACCTACACCGTCAATAACGACGACCCGGCGGTGCAGGCCCTGCGCCTGTTCAACCAGACGCTGACCGAAGTCTTCACCTACACCATCAGCGACCTCGCCGGCGCCACCAGCACCACGAGCATCACCATCACCATCCACGGCGCCAACGACACCCCCATCGGCGTCAACGACGAAGGCAGCGCCACCGAAGCCGGCGGCGTGCTCAACGGCACCCCCGGCAGCGACGCCACCGGCAACGTGCTGGACAACGACACCGACGTCGACAGCGTGGCCAACGGCGAGACCAAGGCCGTCACCGGCATCCGTCACCTGCGCGAGATCGCCCCCGGCGGCATCACCGACGTCACCACTGCCGCGCCGGTGGTGGTAGTCGGCACCTACGGCACCCTGACCATCAACGCCAACGGCACCTACACGTACGTCATCGACAACGAAAACACCGCCGTGCAGCGCCTCGTGGTCGGCGACCAGCTGTTCGAGTACTTCACCTACCGGGTGACCGACGCCGGCGGCCTCAGCGACCTCGCCGAGCTGCGCATCACCATCAACGGCGCCTACGACAACCCGGTGGCCAGCGACGACCAGGCGGCGGCCCAGGCTGCCGCGACCAACGACCCGACACTGGAAAGCAACCCCAGCGGCAACGTCATCCTCTTCCCCAGCCGACCGGGCAACACCGACAACGGGGTGGACAACGACGTCGACCGCGTCGACCGGCCCAACACCAACCTGCACGTCACCGGCATCAGCTCGGCCACCGAGGCCTCCACCCCGGGCATGACCGGCGTGGCTGCCGGCACCACCTCGGCCAATGGCACCGTGATCCTCGCCACCTACGCCGAACAGAACGGCACGCAGATCACCGACCCGGCCGCCTTCGGCACCCTGACGATCGGCGCCGACGGTTCCTTCCAGTTCGACGTCAACAGCACCAACGCGAAAATCCAGGCCCTCGGCGCGGGGCAGACCCTGCAGGTGATCTACACCTACGAGATCACCGACACCGAAGGGCTCACCGACCGCGCCCAGCTGGTCATCACCATCAAGGGGGTCAACGACCCGCCAGTGGCGCAGATCGTGGTCGGCACCGCCGTGGAAAAAGGCGGCGTGAACAACCAGCTGCCGGGCGTCGACCCCGCCGGCGACGTGACCCAGAACGCCTTCGACCCGGACGGCGACCCGATCTCCGTGGCGTCCGTCGGCACCGGCGCGACCCCGGACACGAATGTCATCGTCGGCAGCCCGACGGTGCTGGTCGGCCTGTACGGAACCCTGACCATCAATTCCGACGGCACCTACAGCTACGTCCTGAACAATGCCGACCCCACCGTCCAGGGCCTGCGCACCGCCGCCGACCGCCTGATCGACGGCTTCAGCTACAAGCTCACCGACGGCAAGGGCGGCTTCTCCGACCCGGCCTTCCTGTTCATCGTCATCCACGGGCAGAACGACAACCCGGTGGCCGTCGACGACGGCGCCACCGCCGTCGAGGCCGGTGGCATCAACAACAACCAGCCCGGCGTCGATCCGACCGGCAACGTGCTGACCAACGACAGCGACGTCGACGCCGTAGCCAATGGCGAAACCACCACGGTCAGCGCCGTGCGTACCGGCGCCGAGGCCGGCACGGGCACCGCCGGCACCCTGGGCGTCGAACTGCGCGGCACCTACGGCTGGCTGACGCTCAATGCCGATGGGACCTATCGCTACCGGCTCGACAACAGCAATGCCGCCGTACAGGCACTGCGCACCAGTGCCGACCAACTGGTCGACACCTTCACCTACACCGTGATCGACACCGCCCTGGCCACCGACCAGGCCACGCTGCGCATCACCATCACCGGCGCCAACGACACCCCGGTGGCCGTGAACGACGCCGCCAGCGCAGTCGAGGCCGGCGGAGTGAACAACGGCACGCCAGGCGTCAATCCGACCGGCAACGTGCTGAGCAACGACTCCGACGTGGACGCCGGCGACGTGCTGACCGTGAGTGGTATTCGCCAGGGTGCGCAACTGGGCACCGTGGGCAGCGCCCTCGTCGGCGCCTACGGCACCCTGACACTCAATGCCAATGGCACCTACAGCTACATCGTCGACAACTCGAACCCGCTGGTAGAAGCACTGCGTGTCGACTCCGACACCCTGCAGGAAGTTTTCACCTACACCATCCGCGATCTCGCTGGCGCCACCGCCACGGCGACCCTGACCATCACCATCCACGGCCGCAACGACGCGCCGCATGCCGGTTCCATCGCTGTCATCGCCGTGGAGGCCGGCGGCACCCACAACAACATTCCCGGCACCACGCCCAGCGACGACGTGCTGCGCTTCGCCACCGACGTCGACGCCTTCCAGGAAACCCGCCTGGTCAGCGGCGTGCGCTTCGGAGACCGCAGCGTCGGTACCGCATTCACCCCCGTTACCGGCCTGGGCGTCACAGTCATGAACGGGCAGTACGGCGTACTCACCATCGGCAGGGACGGCAAGTTCGCCTACACGCTGAACAACCAGCTGGCCGCGGTCGAAGCGCTCAAGGCCGGCGAGACCCTGACGGAGTTCTTCACCTACGTGGTCGCCGACCGCGAGGGCGCCACCGACATCGGCCTCATGCGCGTCACCATCCAGGGTGCCTACGACGCCCCGGTGGCCAACGACGACCTGTCCCTGGCGCTGGCCTCCAAGCCGGGCATCTCCTCTGGCTTCGACCCCAACGGCCAGGTGCTGACCAACGACACCGACGTCGACGCCAACGACAGCAAGAACGTCAGCGGCATCCGCGCCGGCCAGGAAGTCGCCGGCGGCGCACTGACGGCGGGGAATGCCGGCACCGACAAGAGCAACGGCACCCTCATCGACGGCCTCTACGGCCAGCTGATCATCGGCGCCGACGGTACCTACACCTACCACGTCGACAACAACAACCCGACGGTCCAGTCGCTCGGCCTGCTGCAGACCCTCGACGACTACTTCACCTACGAAGTGCGCGACGGCGGCAACCTGGTCGACCTGGCGCAAATCCGCGTCGTCGTCTTCGGCCTCAACTCACCGCCCGTGGCCAACCCCGACAGCGCCGACGCCACCGAGGCCGGCGGCCTGCACAACGCCACGCCAGGGACCAACCCCAGCGGCAACGTCCTGAGCAACGACACCGACCTGGAAAACAACACCCTCACGGTCACCCAGATACGCACCGGCACCGATACCAGCGTGCCGCCCAACGGCACCGTCGGCACTCCGCTCAAGGGCCTGTACGGCACCCTGACGCTGAATGCCGACGGCACCTGGAGCTACCAGGTGGACAACGCCAACCCGGCGGTCGAGGCGCTGCGCCTGGCCGGCCAGACCCTGTCGGACGTGTTCACCTACACCGTCGCCGACATCTGGAACGCTACTGGCAACACCCAGCTGGTGATCGTCATCCACGGCGCCAACGACACCCCGATAGCCCAGGACGACGCCGCCACCGCCGTCGAAGCCGGCGGCGTGGCCAACGGCACGCCGGGGGTGAACCCGACCGGTAACGTGCTGAGCAACGACACCGACGTCGACAGCGTGGCCAATGGCGAGACCCGCACGGTGGTCACCTTCAGCAGCGAGACCGGCCAGAGTGGCGCTGCCGGCAGCGTCGTGCAGGGACGCTACGGCACCCTGGTGATCAATGCCGACGGCAGCTACCTCTACACGCTGAACAACGTCGACCCCGTGGTGCAGGCCCTGCGTACCGCCGGCGAGACGCTGCGCGAAATCTTCACCTACCGGATGCGCGACACAGCCGGGGCGACCTCGGATGCGCACCTCACGCTGACCATCCAGGGCACCAACGACAACCCGGTGGCGCGCGACGACAGCGGCGTTGCCAGCGACCAGTTCCCGGCGCCCCAAACCAGCGGCAATGTGCTGCCCAACGACAGCGATGTCGACGGCGGCGACGCCCTGACCGTGGTCGGCGTGCGTACCGGCGCGGAGAACGGCAGCGGCACCGCCGGGACCATCGGCCGGGTGCTCGCCGGGCGCTACGGCTTCCTCACCCTCAACGCCGACGGCAGCTACACCTACGCCATCGACCAGACCAACCCCGAGGTGCTCGCCGCCGCGGGCCTGGGCCGCGTGCTGCAGGACGTCTTCACCTACACCATCGCCGACCGCGCCGGCGCCACCGACCAGGCGCAGCTGACCCTCGCACTGAACATCGCCTCGCCCTACATAGCACCGCCCGGCGGGCCCTACTTCGGGCAGGATGGCGACGACGACGGCTACACCACGGCGCATCTCGGCGTGCAGCCGGCGATCTTCATCCAGCCGGTGGTCCGCCGCGTGGAGGACAACGTGATGATCTCGGCCTGGGGCGCCGACGGCAGCGACACGCGCTTCTTCGCTACCCCCGAGATCGAATCGCGGACCTTCAGCGAGCGCCTGCAAGGGCAGCGCGAGGAGTTCGTCGGCGCCGCCGTGGCCCAGAGCCGCCTCGACAGCGACCGCGACCTGGCCTGGATCCGCGGCAACCACGACCGCCTAGCCCTCACCGGCGACGGCCTGCTCAGCGATCCATCGCTATGGGCGCCGCGTGCTTCCGACATGGTCAACAGTGCAGAAAAACCTGCACAGACCGCCCGTGGCTTCCGCGCCCAGTTGCGCGACGCTGCCAAGCGGCGGGGAAACACCCAATGAAACCGGACCGACACTGCAGAGTTCACGCGTAAGCCAAGGAATGTATATGCCTGCACACAGACTCAAGACCTTGAGTGCAATGATCGCCGCCAGCGTCGTGCTGGCCGCCTGCTCCTCGCTGAAGGAGTCGGAGCCCTACAACGAACAGGAAATGCGCCAGCGGGTCATCGACGACCAGGCGCGCATGTACGAGCAGCAAGAACCGGTCACCGGACCGATCACCTTCTACGAAGCCTCGGCGCGGGCGCTGAAATACAACCTCGACTACCGCCTGAAGCTGCTGGAAAGCGCGCTGGCCTCCAACCTGCGCGACGTCACCGCCCACGAGATGCTGCCGCGCCTGGTCGCCTCGGCCGGTTACGCCGGGCGCAACAACGACTCCGGCGGCACCTCCATCGGCATCGAGGACCGCCAGGTGTCCTTGCGTCCCTCGACCTCCGAGGAGCGCTACCGCACCCTCGACAGCCTCGGCCTGTCGTGGAGCCTGCTCGACTTCGGCGTCGCCTACTACCGCACGCAGCAGAAGGCCGACCAGATCCAGATGGCCGAGGAACGCCGCGAGAAGGTCGCCCAGAACGTCCTGCAGGACGTACGCAACGCCTACTGGCGCGCGCTCGGCGCCCAGCGCCTGCTGCCCGAGGTGGACGGCTTGCTGATGCGCACCCACCGCGCCCTCACCGCCGCCCGCGCGGCGGAAGACCAGGGGCTGATGCCGCGCCAGGACGTGCTCGCCTACCAGCGCGCCCTGCTCGACTCGGTGTACATGCTCACCGTGCGCCGCCAGGACCTGGAATTCGCCCGCGCCGAACTGGCCGCGCTGATGTCGCTGCCGCCGAACTCGAAGATGGTCCTGGCCGACACCAACGAGCAGCCGCTTCCGCTGGTGACCGGCGACGTCGAGAAGCTCGAACGGCTGTCCCTCGAACACCGCCCGGAAATCATGGAGGAGTGGTACCGCAAGCGCGTCGACGAGAACGACCTGAAGATCGCCAAGGCCCAGCTCTGGCCGAACGTCAGCGTCAACTATGGCTACCAGTACGACTCCAACAAGTACCTGTACAACAACCACTGGGACGAGACCGGCGTGCAGGTCTCGATCAACCTCATCCGGCTGCTGCAGTACCCGGACCTGCAGAAGGCCGAGGAAACCCAGAGCAAGACCGACGACATGCGCCGCACCGCCCTGTCCATGGCGATCCTCACCCAGGTTCGCGTCGGCCTGCTGCGCTACCAGCTGGCGCGCCAGGAAGTCGAGTTCGCCGACGACAGCCTGCGCGTCGACAAGAGCCTGCTCGACTACGCCCAGTCCGCCCGCAGCAGCAACATCGGCAGCGAGCTGGAGCAGATCCGCGCCGAAGGCCGCTACCTGCTCTCGCGCTACCAGCGCGAGGCCGCCTACTCCGACGCCCAGGCCGCCTGGGGCCGGCTGTACAACTCGGTGGGCTTCGCGGTGATGCCGGAGAAGGTCGACAACTACGACATCAAGACCCTCGCCAGCGAGATCCAGCGCACCCTCGAACAGCAGTCGCAAAGCAACCTGCTGACCGTCAGCAGCGCCGCAACAAGCACCAGCACAGGGAGCGCCAATGTCGTATCGCAGCAGTAAGCCGTTGCTCCTCACCCTGCTCTGCCTGGTGGCCCTGCCCCACGCCTTCGCCGCCGAAGGCGATCCGCTGCAACCGACCGCCGTCGACGACCCCGGCGCGATCCGCGTGCTGCTGGTCTCCGACCTTGAGACCACGCTCTCCAGCCAGATGACCGGCACCCTCGGCGCGCTCAAGACCAGCCTGGGCGACAAGGTCGCCAAGGACGCCCTGCTCGCCCAGCTCAACTGCGTGGAAGTGCAGGCTCGCGCGCGGGTCGCCTCCGCCGAGCTGAACATGGCGCGGCAGAACCTCGCGGCGAAACGCAATCTGCGCAAGCTCGACGCAGCCGGCGAACTGGAGGTGTCCATGGCCGCAACCGAGGTGGAGAAGGCCGATGGCGCGCTCACCCTGGCGCGCGCCCAGGCTGGCTACTGCCAGGTGCAGGCACCCTTCGCCGGGCGCATCGCCAAGGTCTACGTGAAGCCCTACCAGACCGTGCAGGCCGGCGCGCCGCTGTTCGACCTGGTCAGCGACGGCGCGCTCAAGGTGCGCCTGAACGTGCCTTCCAACCTGCTGCCGGGGCTCAAGCCGGGCATGCCGATCGAGGTGGCCATCCACGAGACCGGCAAGCAGTACCCGGCCAAGGTCAGCGCGATCAACGCGCGGGTCGATGCGGTGGCGCAAACCGTCGAACTCGAGGCGCGCCTGGACCAGGCCTACCCGGACCTGGTGGCCGGCATGAGCGGCACCGCGCACTTCCCCAACGCCGTGCAGTGAGGCAGCCATGAGCGAGATGTTCCCCCCGCCGCAGCTGCTGCTCAGCCTCGACGCACTGCGCGACCGGGCGCTGGGCGCCGAGTCGCTGAACGCCCTGGCCTTCTCCATGGCCAACGACCTCTACGCGCTGCTGCGCTTCCACCAGGCATTGGTGTTCGCCCAGCACGGCGAACAAATGGAGCTGCTGTGCATCTCCGGCCTCGCGCGGCCGACCGAGGACTCGCCGTACCTGGTGTGGCTGCGCCGCGCCAGCCGCTGGCTCGCGACGCAAGTGCCGGACGCGCAGCCGCGCTGGCTGCCACGCGAGGACCTGAACCTGCCCGAGGACATTGCCGAAGGCTGGTCGGAGTGGTGGCCCACCGGCCTCTGGTGCATTCCCCTGCACGACCGCCAGGGCCAACGCCTGGGCCTGATCCTGTTCCTCCTCGACGAGGCCCCGGCGCCCTCCACGGAGGGCCTGCTGCAGGGTGTCTTCCTCACCTGGGCGCACTGCTGGGCGGCGTTCGGCAAGCGTCGCACGCTGCGCTTCTGGCGGCCGAGCCGGCGGCAGACGCTGGTGGTGCTGGCACTGCTCGCGGTCCTGCTGCTGGTGCCGGTACGGCAGACCGCACTGGCGCCGGCCGAAGTGGTGTCGCGCAATGCCCAGGTCATCAGCTCGCCCATCGACGGGGTGATCGCGCGCATGCTCGTGCGGCCGAACCAGGCGGTGGAAGTCGGTACGCCGCTGTTCGCCCTCGACGAAACCACGTTGCGCAGCCGTGCCGAGGTGCTGGCCAAGGAAGTCGCGGTAGCCGACGCCGAATTGATGGCTGCCAGCCAACGCGCCTTCGACAACCCGCAGAGCAAGGGCGAGCTGGCAGTGCTCAATGGCACAGCACGGCAACGCCGCGCCGAACTGGCCGCGGTGCAGGTGCAACTGGCGCGCACCACGGTGCTCTCGCCACGCGCCGGCGTCGCGGTGTACAGCGACCCCAACGACTGGCTGGGCAAGCCGGTGGTCACCGGCGAACGCATCCTCCAGGTCGCCGACCCGAGCCAGCCGGGCATGCGCATCCAGCTGCCGGTGGCAGACGCCATCGCCCTGGACGCCGGCGCCGAGGTCGCGCTGTTCCTCACCGCCTATCCGCTGTCGCCGCTGCACGGGAAGATTCTCGAGACCAGCTACGAAGCACGCCCCGGCGAGGACGGAGTGGCCTCCTACCGCTTGCTGGCGAGCGTCGAGGACGCCCCGGAACATGCCCGTCTCGGGCTGCACGGCACCGCCAAGCTCTACGGCGGAAGGGTGCTGCTCGGCTACTACCTGCTGCGCCGGCCGCTGGCCGCGGCACGCGCCTGGACGGGCTGGTGATGGAAGACCCCGCCGAGCTGCCGACCCCGCCGCTGCGCGACGACCTGGACATAGCCGAAGCCGGCGCCAATAGCGACGGCGAACCGGCCTGGGTGATCCACGACAACGTCACCAACCGCTTCTTCCGCATCGGCTGGCTGGAGTTCGAGTGCCTGCTGCGCTGGGAGCAGACGCCCCGCCGCATCGCCGAGGAGATCAGCGAGCAGACCGCGCTCAAGCCGGACGCCGAGCAGGTCCTGGGCTTTCGCGCATTCCTCGAACAGCACCAGCTGGTGCGCCCCGGCGCCCAGGCCCTGGCGCGTCTGCAGGCGGCCAGCGAAGGCAACGGCTGGATGACCTGGAAATGGTGGCTGCACCACTACCTGTTCTTCCGCATCCCGCTGCTGCATCCGCAACGCCACCTGCGCGGCCTCGCCGCCGCGCTGGACTGGCTGTTCCGCCCGCTGACCGCAGTGCTGGTGGTGCTGCTGAGCCTGCTCGGCATCATCCTCGTGGCACACCAGTGGGACACCTTCCGCCACGACGTGGTGGAGTCCTTCTCCACCGAAGGGCTGCTCAGCTTCGCCCTGGCGCTGATCGTCGCCAAGACGCTGCACGAGATGGGCCATGCGCTGGTGGCCACGCGCCTGGGGCTGAAGGTCGGGCACATGGGCATCGCCTTCGTGGTCATGTGGCCGATGCTCTACACCGACACCGGCGAGAGCTGGAAGCTGCGCAGCTCGCGGCAACGCCTGGCGATCGCCAGCGCCGGCATCCTCACCGAGCTGAGCCTGGCGGGCCTGGCCACCCTTGGCTGGGCGCTAAGCGACCCGGGCCCGCTGC is a genomic window of Pseudomonas knackmussii B13 containing:
- a CDS encoding efflux RND transporter periplasmic adaptor subunit, which codes for MSYRSSKPLLLTLLCLVALPHAFAAEGDPLQPTAVDDPGAIRVLLVSDLETTLSSQMTGTLGALKTSLGDKVAKDALLAQLNCVEVQARARVASAELNMARQNLAAKRNLRKLDAAGELEVSMAATEVEKADGALTLARAQAGYCQVQAPFAGRIAKVYVKPYQTVQAGAPLFDLVSDGALKVRLNVPSNLLPGLKPGMPIEVAIHETGKQYPAKVSAINARVDAVAQTVELEARLDQAYPDLVAGMSGTAHFPNAVQ
- a CDS encoding efflux RND transporter periplasmic adaptor subunit, whose translation is MSEMFPPPQLLLSLDALRDRALGAESLNALAFSMANDLYALLRFHQALVFAQHGEQMELLCISGLARPTEDSPYLVWLRRASRWLATQVPDAQPRWLPREDLNLPEDIAEGWSEWWPTGLWCIPLHDRQGQRLGLILFLLDEAPAPSTEGLLQGVFLTWAHCWAAFGKRRTLRFWRPSRRQTLVVLALLAVLLLVPVRQTALAPAEVVSRNAQVISSPIDGVIARMLVRPNQAVEVGTPLFALDETTLRSRAEVLAKEVAVADAELMAASQRAFDNPQSKGELAVLNGTARQRRAELAAVQVQLARTTVLSPRAGVAVYSDPNDWLGKPVVTGERILQVADPSQPGMRIQLPVADAIALDAGAEVALFLTAYPLSPLHGKILETSYEARPGEDGVASYRLLASVEDAPEHARLGLHGTAKLYGGRVLLGYYLLRRPLAAARAWTGW
- a CDS encoding TolC family protein, with amino-acid sequence MPAHRLKTLSAMIAASVVLAACSSLKESEPYNEQEMRQRVIDDQARMYEQQEPVTGPITFYEASARALKYNLDYRLKLLESALASNLRDVTAHEMLPRLVASAGYAGRNNDSGGTSIGIEDRQVSLRPSTSEERYRTLDSLGLSWSLLDFGVAYYRTQQKADQIQMAEERREKVAQNVLQDVRNAYWRALGAQRLLPEVDGLLMRTHRALTAARAAEDQGLMPRQDVLAYQRALLDSVYMLTVRRQDLEFARAELAALMSLPPNSKMVLADTNEQPLPLVTGDVEKLERLSLEHRPEIMEEWYRKRVDENDLKIAKAQLWPNVSVNYGYQYDSNKYLYNNHWDETGVQVSINLIRLLQYPDLQKAEETQSKTDDMRRTALSMAILTQVRVGLLRYQLARQEVEFADDSLRVDKSLLDYAQSARSSNIGSELEQIRAEGRYLLSRYQREAAYSDAQAAWGRLYNSVGFAVMPEKVDNYDIKTLASEIQRTLEQQSQSNLLTVSSAATSTSTGSANVVSQQ